The following proteins are co-located in the Megalops cyprinoides isolate fMegCyp1 chromosome 15, fMegCyp1.pri, whole genome shotgun sequence genome:
- the LOC118790423 gene encoding mitoregulin: MADVSERTLQVAILISFATGFVAGWQANRMRRRFLDWRKKRLQDKLSETQKKLDLA, translated from the coding sequence ATGGCTGATGTGTCGGAAAGGACACTGCAAGTTGCAATACTGATCTCCTTTGCAACCGGATTTGTAGCTGGCTGGCAGGCCAACAGAATGAGAAGGAGATTCCTTGACTGGAGGAAGAAGAGACTACAAGACAagctttcagaaacacagaagaaatTGGATTTGGCGTGA